A genomic window from Algoriphagus sp. Y33 includes:
- a CDS encoding ATP-dependent endonuclease, translated as MHLAKLIILNYRSCQNVQIEFDEQEPNVLIGINDSGKSSILKAADLLFSDKPTFSFVKDNSAKNDLSNTTLTQEEFDQVINGNQLPILPYDRRQSFVIGKLNVGENELTQEFLLTLSPTARWALESNNSNFLWIAKVFDTSNNSSKPFVILNDFDTGGAYLEAYSLTNAQLNKLVADLEVPKELLQNENNAGPLSNIEKVRAVYQVRQPVLIWREFKFEKGDKELLPIFRYLDWNCSLEEIKSLAADAMSGLVEQHLTPLKAQARNTAQTVTEGINEKLQEIQAVIGVDFPSITAIKTKVYIDLKESITDIVINKANADGDIHLDAQGEGIKRQIWFAMIKAAAITAHEQGYTHNKFIWAFDEPETHLYPTAQRQLFEIMRNISAGNVQTILSTHSTIFIDKTKLDSITGVIQGTNGYTELYGIDNIDAIFQNLEIRNSDFLFFNKFLIIEGDTEAYLIPRLYKIWRGHSHEEDNIQIINIKGKDKWIEAKQILENIFRDFRKDVNNLAFLFDNDASYKIGQAAITENMFFVGKQDIEDSIDSAVWVNICNNRLEQWEITVSIEEINAIKEAIPNNRFANNNEKFYPQLQRLLKERVSVHIEEPLTYSLLSDKGTDSGDMILSYISTADMIDSQIIAAFERLNNN; from the coding sequence ATGCATTTAGCCAAGCTTATAATACTAAATTATAGAAGTTGCCAAAATGTTCAAATTGAATTTGACGAGCAAGAACCTAATGTTCTTATTGGCATTAATGATAGTGGAAAGTCTTCAATATTAAAAGCAGCCGATCTTTTATTTAGCGATAAACCCACTTTTAGTTTTGTAAAAGATAATAGTGCTAAAAATGATTTATCAAATACCACGTTAACGCAGGAAGAATTTGATCAAGTAATCAATGGAAATCAACTGCCGATTTTGCCATATGATAGGCGACAAAGTTTTGTGATTGGTAAATTAAATGTTGGGGAGAATGAATTAACACAAGAGTTTCTCCTAACCCTATCGCCTACTGCAAGATGGGCTTTGGAGTCAAACAATTCAAATTTCTTATGGATCGCAAAAGTCTTTGACACAAGCAATAATAGCTCAAAACCATTTGTCATCCTTAATGATTTTGATACAGGGGGTGCTTATCTCGAAGCATATTCATTGACAAATGCGCAGCTAAATAAATTGGTTGCTGATTTAGAAGTTCCGAAAGAACTTCTCCAAAATGAAAACAATGCCGGTCCTCTTTCAAATATCGAAAAAGTCAGAGCTGTATATCAAGTACGACAACCTGTTTTAATCTGGCGAGAATTTAAATTTGAAAAAGGCGATAAAGAATTATTACCAATATTTAGGTATTTAGATTGGAATTGTTCTTTAGAGGAAATAAAATCATTAGCTGCTGATGCGATGAGTGGATTGGTGGAACAGCACTTAACTCCTCTAAAAGCACAGGCCAGAAATACTGCGCAAACAGTAACAGAGGGAATTAATGAAAAGCTTCAGGAAATACAGGCGGTCATTGGGGTAGATTTTCCTAGTATAACAGCTATTAAAACAAAGGTTTATATTGACTTAAAAGAGTCTATAACTGATATCGTTATAAATAAAGCTAATGCAGACGGTGATATACATTTAGATGCTCAAGGCGAAGGAATAAAAAGACAAATATGGTTTGCAATGATCAAAGCTGCTGCCATAACAGCTCATGAACAAGGTTACACACACAACAAGTTCATTTGGGCATTTGATGAACCGGAAACTCACTTGTACCCAACAGCTCAAAGACAATTATTCGAAATTATGCGAAATATTTCTGCAGGAAATGTTCAAACTATTTTGAGCACTCATTCGACCATATTCATTGACAAAACCAAATTAGATTCTATTACAGGTGTCATACAAGGAACTAACGGCTATACTGAGCTTTACGGGATAGATAACATTGACGCCATTTTTCAAAACTTAGAAATCAGGAATAGTGATTTCTTGTTCTTCAATAAGTTTTTAATTATTGAAGGCGACACAGAAGCGTATTTAATTCCTAGGCTGTATAAAATCTGGAGAGGCCACTCTCATGAAGAAGACAATATCCAAATAATCAATATTAAGGGGAAAGATAAATGGATTGAAGCAAAGCAGATTTTGGAAAATATTTTTAGAGATTTTAGAAAAGATGTAAATAACCTAGCATTTCTGTTTGACAATGATGCGTCTTACAAAATTGGGCAAGCCGCAATTACAGAGAACATGTTTTTTGTTGGCAAACAAGATATTGAAGATAGCATAGACTCTGCTGTATGGGTAAATATTTGTAATAATAGACTAGAGCAATGGGAAATTACAGTCTCAATAGAAGAAATTAACGCAATAAAGGAAGCTATTCCTAATAATCGTTTTGCAAATAATAATGAAAAATTCTATCCACAATTACAAAGGCTTCTAAAAGAAAGAGTAAGTGTTCATATTGAAGAACCGTTGACCTATAGTCTATTATCTGATAAAGGAACAGATTCCGGAGACATGATCTTGAGTTATATATCTACTGCAGATATGATTGATTCACAGATTATTGCGGCATTTGAAAGATTAAACAATAACTAA
- a CDS encoding ATP-dependent endonuclease, whose amino-acid sequence MKITNIKLKGFRNFKDSTINVSEKTLIIGTNDIGKSNMLYAMRILLDRSLSEWDIEPKDSDFYCHEDTKELSITIKFEEVTEDCVLSKLPGKISNAGVLYLSYKAWKENHEYKFYAGFKENQLEEIQERFYRKVLHIKYISSNRDLHSYIKREKRNLLKDAQEKRSDAEVTTDDKSLLEIEKGLLSTNEKVSKLSYVSRATEAINTELQELSFHHAGQEVIFDVGSSDVNSFVENLHLASKVNNANLAIGGDGRNNQIFLALWAARNEIQEDNPLEVTFYCIEEPEAHLHPHQQRKLAEYLIKTLKGQVFITSHSPQIASEFSANSIVRLLQKGKSTKAASEGCSHIIEEAVYNFGYRLNVIAAEAFFANAVLLVEGPSEILFYKVLARELGIDLDRLNISILMADGVGFETFVKILHALEIEWVIRTDNDVFKIPKKAEYRLAGIQRALSIYKNNCKKAQNVEKLIVSHEKLLSGFAIEVPPANNLDAANKFRIQLEGYDIFISQKDLENDMLSQSLEASILAHLGVDDKQEALKAMQRRKATFMFEFLRKQSGKLKLLRKSELAKPLFACKKRIEKNV is encoded by the coding sequence ATGAAAATAACCAACATTAAGCTCAAAGGCTTTAGAAACTTTAAAGACTCCACAATAAACGTTTCCGAGAAAACACTCATAATCGGCACAAACGATATTGGGAAATCCAATATGCTATATGCAATGCGCATACTGTTAGACAGAAGCCTCTCTGAGTGGGATATCGAACCAAAGGATTCCGATTTCTATTGTCATGAGGATACGAAGGAACTTAGCATTACAATTAAATTTGAAGAAGTAACAGAAGATTGTGTTCTTTCAAAACTTCCGGGAAAAATTAGTAATGCCGGTGTGTTATACCTTTCCTATAAAGCATGGAAAGAAAACCATGAGTACAAATTTTACGCCGGGTTCAAAGAAAACCAGCTAGAAGAAATACAGGAAAGATTCTATCGGAAAGTGCTTCATATAAAATATATAAGCAGCAACCGGGATTTACACAGCTATATAAAAAGAGAGAAGCGAAATCTCCTGAAAGATGCGCAGGAAAAGAGGTCCGATGCAGAGGTAACAACAGATGATAAAAGCCTGTTGGAAATTGAAAAAGGGTTACTTTCTACCAATGAAAAGGTATCTAAACTCTCCTATGTTAGCAGAGCAACCGAAGCTATCAATACAGAGCTGCAGGAACTATCCTTTCATCATGCAGGACAGGAGGTTATATTTGATGTGGGCAGTTCTGATGTAAACAGTTTCGTTGAAAATTTACATCTGGCTTCAAAAGTCAATAATGCAAATTTGGCAATAGGCGGAGATGGACGCAACAACCAAATCTTTTTGGCACTATGGGCAGCCAGAAATGAAATTCAGGAAGATAACCCTTTAGAAGTCACCTTTTACTGTATTGAAGAACCTGAAGCACATCTGCATCCGCACCAACAAAGGAAACTGGCTGAATACCTGATTAAGACACTAAAAGGACAAGTTTTCATTACCTCACACTCACCGCAAATTGCATCTGAGTTTTCGGCAAATTCAATTGTCCGGTTATTACAGAAGGGTAAGAGTACAAAAGCTGCCAGCGAAGGTTGCAGCCATATCATCGAAGAAGCTGTTTACAATTTTGGTTATAGACTAAATGTTATAGCGGCAGAAGCCTTTTTTGCCAATGCTGTACTTTTAGTGGAAGGGCCGTCTGAAATTCTATTTTATAAAGTCCTAGCGCGTGAATTGGGAATTGACCTGGACAGGCTTAACATCAGCATTCTAATGGCAGATGGCGTAGGATTTGAAACATTTGTAAAAATATTACACGCCTTGGAGATCGAATGGGTAATCAGGACAGATAATGATGTGTTTAAGATACCTAAAAAGGCAGAATATAGGCTTGCCGGAATTCAGCGCGCTTTATCAATTTATAAGAATAACTGTAAGAAAGCTCAAAACGTTGAGAAGCTCATTGTCTCTCATGAGAAGCTATTAAGTGGTTTTGCTATAGAAGTCCCACCAGCAAATAATTTAGATGCTGCCAATAAGTTCAGAATACAATTAGAAGGGTATGATATTTTTATTTCCCAGAAAGACTTGGAAAATGACATGTTGAGTCAAAGTCTTGAAGCCAGCATTCTGGCTCATCTTGGCGTAGATGATAAACAGGAAGCGTTAAAAGCTATGCAGAGAAGAAAGGCAACATTCATGTTTGAGTTTTTACGTAAACAATCCGGAAAATTAAAACTTTTGAGGAAATCAGAATTAGCCAAACCGCTATTTGCTTGTAAAAAACGTATTGAGAAAAATGTATGA
- a CDS encoding UvrD-helicase domain-containing protein, with protein MKPTAQQEKIIDAPGSLVIVANPGSGKTFVLSEKIKKILPGTIEIKGVIAISYTNKASHELRTRCLKEGLAPKASFFGTMDKFYLSEIIIPFAKQLFGIPKIEVGIVRRSDLKDDIKEELNWLDNEIDPEHMPQEHIGFLKKLFLQGKVVLESVGLLSIYIFNNSKACRNYIKARYTYIIIDEYQDTGKEQHLLFLKIMKLGLSAIAVGDANQSIFKFSGKSSEYLINLAKRKEDFTLFPLDYNHRCDASIINYSLLLLNEDAELLPYKEIHVFEKQVQGNEIQIAEWLTKSMAQYIRKYNIYKENKIGILVRNSRTGTLIHNNIRLPHKYFEATPLDEDFTIWSGLFKELLSIVFDKKLSKTAFVENYISADINRFKVKEVLKQIRRLEAELAAPHFDVVSAISLADSIAANLHPTGKNANSIDLLKEVLSDSRLLESYKPAADNEIQIMTLHKSKGLEFDIVFHLDLYEWILPKKEIQDHQSLFSDLTQDINLHYVGITRAKKCCVLCHSTKRTNYKQEQKNGNSSEFLQFNALQSKRIPSPF; from the coding sequence ATGAAGCCGACAGCACAACAGGAAAAAATTATTGATGCGCCCGGTAGTCTAGTTATTGTCGCTAATCCAGGTAGTGGGAAAACATTTGTTCTATCTGAGAAAATAAAGAAAATACTCCCGGGCACAATCGAGATTAAAGGCGTAATAGCGATATCGTACACTAACAAGGCTTCTCATGAATTAAGAACTAGATGCTTAAAGGAAGGGCTGGCTCCTAAAGCATCATTTTTCGGAACTATGGACAAATTCTATTTGTCCGAAATTATTATTCCGTTTGCAAAACAGCTTTTTGGTATTCCCAAAATAGAAGTCGGTATTGTAAGAAGGAGTGATCTGAAAGACGATATTAAGGAAGAACTTAATTGGCTAGATAATGAGATTGATCCGGAGCATATGCCTCAAGAGCATATTGGCTTTTTAAAGAAGTTGTTTTTGCAGGGAAAAGTGGTGTTAGAATCAGTAGGCTTGTTGTCTATTTACATATTTAATAATAGCAAGGCTTGCCGCAACTACATTAAAGCCAGGTACACCTACATAATCATCGATGAATATCAGGATACAGGTAAGGAGCAACATCTGCTCTTTTTAAAAATTATGAAGCTGGGATTATCTGCAATTGCGGTAGGAGATGCCAATCAATCCATTTTTAAATTTTCAGGAAAAAGTTCAGAATACCTGATCAATTTAGCAAAGAGAAAAGAAGATTTTACGCTTTTTCCGCTTGATTACAATCACAGGTGTGATGCGTCTATCATTAACTATTCTCTCCTTTTACTGAACGAAGATGCTGAACTACTCCCGTATAAAGAAATCCATGTTTTTGAAAAGCAAGTACAGGGAAATGAAATTCAAATTGCTGAATGGCTAACAAAATCAATGGCTCAGTATATTAGAAAATATAATATTTACAAGGAAAACAAAATAGGCATCCTTGTTCGTAACAGCAGAACAGGAACACTGATACATAACAATATAAGACTTCCTCATAAGTATTTTGAAGCTACGCCATTAGATGAAGATTTTACAATATGGTCTGGACTTTTCAAAGAATTACTTTCCATCGTATTTGATAAAAAGCTATCGAAAACAGCATTTGTAGAAAATTATATCAGTGCCGATATAAACCGCTTTAAGGTAAAAGAAGTATTAAAACAGATCAGGAGGTTAGAAGCGGAATTGGCTGCTCCACATTTTGATGTGGTTTCAGCTATCAGCTTAGCGGATAGCATTGCGGCAAATCTTCATCCGACCGGAAAAAATGCTAATTCTATTGATCTATTGAAGGAAGTATTATCAGATTCCAGGTTGCTGGAGTCATATAAGCCTGCTGCTGATAACGAAATACAAATAATGACCTTGCATAAATCTAAGGGATTGGAGTTTGATATAGTTTTTCACTTAGATCTGTATGAGTGGATACTCCCTAAAAAGGAAATCCAAGATCATCAAAGCTTATTTTCAGATCTTACTCAGGATATTAATCTTCATTATGTGGGAATAACCCGGGCAAAAAAATGTTGTGTTTTATGTCATAGCACCAAAAGAACAAATTATAAGCAGGAGCAAAAAAACGGGAACTCATCGGAATTTTTACAATTCAATGCATTACAAAGTAAGAGAATCCCTTCACCTTTTTAA
- a CDS encoding TolC family protein encodes MVKNNVLAFCVCLFSFVAVAQSSNPMEVLQQIEQNNATLKAFSSFLESKKLSQKASNNLPDPQAGVYYLPFGNHASGDYTEFQVTQSFEFPSVYSVRGDLIEMQEAQNTMEYQLKRQEVLLPAFKLLNELIFLAKKEKIEQLRVLQSKKIFDQTNELFELEQAGILELNKAKIAWIQEQFKLDILESDRKKIMIRLKNMNGGIELDFAPNDYIGSLAINDPETLWQEKMQVDPEFKILLEQEKVAQQQIRLSKNKSLPNLTAGYNYQGVSGSIYSGVYGGVSIPLWSTRNTVKAAEANYDYQKSFTQVKTDLLRTEFLGEYEVYQVLLKKYQEYQSTLESLGSEELLLQAFELGELSFMQYYIELQFYQNALDSMLVMENQLVQSKAELLKHQL; translated from the coding sequence ATGGTAAAAAACAATGTACTCGCTTTTTGCGTGTGCCTGTTTTCGTTTGTTGCTGTAGCCCAGTCTTCTAATCCAATGGAAGTTTTACAGCAAATCGAACAGAACAATGCCACACTAAAAGCTTTTTCTTCCTTTTTAGAAAGTAAAAAGCTATCGCAAAAAGCATCAAACAATCTTCCTGATCCACAGGCGGGGGTATATTACCTTCCTTTTGGCAATCACGCCTCGGGGGATTACACCGAGTTTCAGGTAACCCAGTCATTCGAATTTCCATCGGTATACAGTGTCCGTGGCGACCTCATTGAGATGCAAGAGGCACAGAATACTATGGAATACCAGCTGAAACGGCAGGAAGTATTACTTCCGGCTTTCAAACTATTAAACGAATTGATTTTCTTGGCCAAAAAAGAGAAAATAGAGCAACTCAGAGTCTTGCAGTCCAAGAAGATATTTGATCAGACCAATGAGCTGTTTGAGCTGGAACAAGCCGGTATCCTGGAACTCAACAAAGCCAAAATTGCCTGGATCCAAGAGCAGTTTAAGCTGGATATTTTGGAGTCAGACCGCAAAAAAATAATGATCCGTCTCAAAAATATGAATGGCGGAATTGAGTTGGACTTTGCTCCAAATGATTATATCGGATCATTGGCTATTAATGACCCGGAAACTCTGTGGCAGGAAAAAATGCAGGTTGATCCTGAATTTAAAATCCTCCTGGAACAAGAAAAAGTGGCTCAGCAGCAGATCAGGCTTTCCAAAAACAAGTCGCTTCCCAATCTAACAGCAGGGTATAATTACCAGGGTGTTTCGGGGTCTATCTATTCGGGTGTTTATGGCGGAGTTTCTATTCCCTTATGGAGCACCCGGAATACAGTAAAAGCCGCAGAGGCAAACTATGATTACCAAAAATCTTTTACCCAGGTTAAAACAGATCTGTTGCGCACAGAATTCTTGGGTGAATATGAGGTATATCAAGTGCTGCTGAAAAAATACCAGGAATACCAGTCCACCCTTGAATCTTTGGGCAGCGAAGAATTATTGCTTCAGGCCTTTGAATTGGGAGAACTTTCCTTTATGCAGTACTACATCGAATTGCAATTCTATCAAAATGCTTTGGATTCCATGCTGGTAATGGAAAACCAGTTGGTTCAATCCAAAGCCGAATTATTAAAACATCAATTATAA
- a CDS encoding efflux RND transporter periplasmic adaptor subunit has translation MVTLILASCQAKEAEDHAHDAHGAHLVEGAEIPSVDATVWTDKTELFVEYPALVVGATSRFAAHFTIMERHRPVREGSLTVSLIKGENGIRNTVDSPDSPGIFKPSLQPKEAGLYQLVFELKTSTITDKIVIEGVTVYASMEDAASDLSMAEGDDGSITFLKEQAWKIDFQTAKVVEKEIYQTIPTSGRWKVSPSDYQTLIAPNSGKVNFNSGNLNEGMKVQKGQVLMSVSSAGLTSNNLSAEIQKAKAAYDQASLEYGRKKQLFESRIVPKSEFEQVEQKYLVAKSTYETLNAGYTSDGKQILTPFEGYVKSIAVDNGSFVSEGASLVTITSHKTSLLEVQVSPSYAVQLQDIHDIHYQNRSDHWSGLKATAGKVLSVGKEVESDQPLLSVFAEINDVVEMPEGSFTEVQIAFGQPKKTAVVPESALLEDYGIYSVIVELSGESFDRRPVSIGRRNGQEVEILEGVQVGEVVVTRGAYQVKMASMSGQAPAHGHEH, from the coding sequence ATGGTTACACTCATCCTTGCTTCCTGTCAGGCAAAGGAAGCGGAGGATCATGCACATGATGCACATGGTGCGCATCTAGTGGAAGGAGCAGAAATCCCATCTGTAGATGCCACGGTATGGACCGATAAAACGGAATTGTTCGTGGAATATCCTGCTTTGGTGGTAGGTGCTACCAGTCGATTTGCCGCTCACTTTACTATAATGGAAAGGCATCGGCCAGTCCGCGAGGGATCATTGACGGTCAGCCTGATCAAGGGTGAAAATGGAATCAGAAATACCGTTGATTCCCCGGATTCCCCGGGAATCTTTAAACCCTCTTTACAACCCAAAGAAGCGGGGCTATATCAACTGGTATTTGAACTCAAGACTTCTACAATTACAGATAAAATAGTGATTGAAGGAGTGACAGTTTACGCTTCGATGGAAGATGCTGCAAGTGACCTGAGCATGGCAGAAGGAGATGATGGTTCTATTACCTTTCTTAAAGAACAGGCTTGGAAAATAGATTTTCAGACTGCTAAAGTTGTAGAAAAAGAAATCTACCAAACCATCCCTACTTCAGGAAGGTGGAAAGTTTCTCCTTCGGATTACCAGACCCTTATTGCGCCAAACTCGGGGAAAGTGAATTTCAACAGCGGCAATCTCAACGAAGGGATGAAAGTACAAAAAGGTCAGGTACTCATGTCTGTAAGCAGTGCAGGATTGACCTCCAATAACCTTTCGGCAGAGATTCAAAAAGCGAAGGCGGCCTATGATCAGGCAAGCCTTGAATATGGGCGTAAGAAGCAGCTGTTTGAATCCAGGATTGTACCCAAGTCAGAATTCGAGCAGGTGGAGCAGAAGTATCTGGTTGCCAAGTCAACGTATGAAACTCTTAATGCCGGCTATACCTCTGATGGAAAGCAGATCCTGACACCATTTGAAGGCTATGTGAAATCAATAGCCGTGGATAATGGATCGTTTGTTTCGGAAGGTGCGAGTCTGGTGACAATTACAAGCCATAAAACCAGTCTTCTGGAAGTCCAGGTCAGCCCATCCTATGCGGTTCAGCTTCAGGATATCCACGATATCCACTATCAAAATAGATCTGATCATTGGTCTGGTCTGAAAGCCACGGCAGGTAAAGTATTATCTGTAGGGAAAGAGGTGGAAAGTGATCAGCCTCTGCTTTCAGTATTTGCTGAAATCAACGATGTGGTGGAAATGCCTGAAGGTAGTTTTACCGAGGTTCAGATAGCTTTTGGCCAGCCTAAAAAAACAGCTGTTGTTCCTGAGTCTGCACTGCTGGAAGACTACGGCATTTACTCTGTGATCGTGGAGCTTTCCGGAGAGAGTTTTGACAGGAGACCTGTTAGCATAGGCAGAAGAAATGGGCAAGAAGTAGAGATTTTAGAAGGAGTGCAGGTAGGTGAAGTGGTAGTTACACGTGGTGCTTACCAGGTGAAAATGGCTTCCATGTCAGGACAGGCACCGGCGCACGGCCATGAACATTAA